A single genomic interval of Terriglobales bacterium harbors:
- the pyrB gene encoding aspartate carbamoyltransferase, translating to MSSATLAPPISQGSKLRHVVESQQFTVPLLMELFDRTRQMEKIVARGGTLDYQNKILATLFYEPSTRTRFCFEAAMHRLGGRVLSTEHARAFSSEMDCEQVEDSIRIIGGYSDVIVIRHNEEGGARRAAQVSPVPVINAGDGNGGQHPTQALLDLYTIYRERPLNGLSVAFIGELDRGRTARSLAYLLAKFDRVKIFFVAPPEVQIKPDILDYLDRHGVPYELESEIDRVVGEVDVVYQTRIRPDRVPVMLALKKFAIDASALARMKPDAMILHPLPRTVELDKTVDDDPRALYFRQAKNGLYVRMALLTLLLDNQ from the coding sequence ATGTCTAGCGCAACCCTCGCTCCCCCGATTTCGCAAGGCTCGAAATTGCGGCACGTCGTGGAGTCGCAACAGTTCACTGTGCCGCTGCTGATGGAGCTGTTCGATCGCACGCGGCAGATGGAGAAGATTGTCGCGCGCGGCGGCACCCTCGATTATCAGAACAAGATCCTCGCCACGCTCTTCTACGAGCCTTCCACGCGCACGCGCTTCTGCTTTGAAGCCGCCATGCACCGGCTGGGCGGCCGGGTGCTTTCGACGGAACATGCGCGGGCGTTCTCGTCGGAAATGGATTGCGAGCAGGTGGAGGATTCGATCCGGATTATCGGCGGCTATTCCGACGTGATCGTGATCCGGCACAACGAAGAGGGAGGCGCCCGGCGCGCGGCGCAGGTGTCGCCGGTTCCGGTGATCAATGCAGGCGACGGCAACGGTGGGCAGCATCCGACGCAGGCGCTGCTGGACCTCTACACAATCTATCGGGAGCGTCCTCTGAACGGTTTAAGCGTAGCGTTTATCGGTGAACTCGACCGCGGACGCACGGCCCGGTCGCTGGCGTATCTGCTGGCGAAGTTCGATCGGGTGAAGATCTTCTTCGTCGCGCCGCCCGAGGTACAGATCAAGCCGGATATTCTCGATTACCTCGACAGGCACGGCGTGCCGTATGAGCTGGAGTCGGAGATCGACCGGGTAGTGGGCGAAGTGGATGTGGTGTACCAGACGCGCATTCGCCCCGATCGCGTTCCAGTGATGCTGGCATTGAAAAAGTTCGCAATCGACGCGAGTGCGCTGGCGCGCATGAAGCCGGATGCGATGATCCTGCACCCACTGCCGAGGACTGTGGAGCTGGACAAAACCGTGGACGACGATCCGCGTGCGCTCTATTTCCGCCAGGCGAAAAACGGACTTTATGTTCGCATGGCTTTACTGACGTTACTGCTTGATAACCAATAA
- the rocD gene encoding ornithine--oxo-acid transaminase encodes MPTLEYMTKVARQTNDFVELEDNYGAHNYKPLDVVIERAEGVWVYDVEGKKYLDCLASYSAVNQGHCHPKILQTLIDQSHKVTLTSRAFRNDQLGLLYKELHDLTGFDMALPMNSGAEAVETAVKTARKWGYFVKGIPEGKAEIIVCANNFHGRTVTVVSFSTDEQYRRGFGPFTPGFKVIPFGDAKALRDAITPNTCAFLVEPIQGEAGIIIPPAGFLKEAAQICRENKVLLMTDEIQSGLGRTGKLFAYMHEGIKPDVLIIGKALAGGFYPVSAVLSSKEILGVYQPGDHGSTFGGNPLGCAVARTALRVLIDEKMVDRSAELGGYFLAKLKTLRSPELKEVRGIGLWIGIEMKGAARPYCEALKQEGVLCKETHDHVIRIAPPLVITREEIDWAFERVKKVIEK; translated from the coding sequence ATGCCTACGCTGGAGTACATGACGAAAGTCGCTCGACAGACGAATGACTTCGTAGAGTTGGAAGATAACTACGGAGCACACAACTACAAACCTCTCGATGTGGTGATCGAACGCGCCGAAGGCGTGTGGGTTTACGACGTCGAAGGGAAGAAATATCTCGACTGCCTCGCCTCTTATTCGGCAGTCAACCAGGGACATTGCCATCCCAAAATTCTGCAGACGCTGATCGATCAATCGCATAAGGTGACGCTGACTTCGCGTGCGTTCCGCAACGATCAACTCGGGCTGCTCTACAAAGAACTGCACGACCTGACCGGGTTCGACATGGCATTGCCCATGAACTCGGGAGCGGAAGCCGTGGAGACGGCGGTGAAGACTGCCCGCAAGTGGGGATACTTCGTGAAGGGCATCCCCGAAGGCAAAGCGGAGATCATCGTCTGTGCGAACAACTTCCACGGACGTACCGTGACGGTGGTCAGTTTCTCGACCGACGAGCAATACCGTCGCGGGTTCGGTCCGTTCACGCCGGGCTTCAAGGTGATCCCGTTTGGCGATGCGAAAGCCCTGCGCGACGCCATTACTCCCAACACTTGTGCGTTCCTGGTGGAGCCTATACAGGGCGAGGCCGGCATCATCATTCCTCCTGCGGGATTCCTGAAGGAAGCTGCCCAGATCTGCCGCGAGAACAAGGTGCTGCTGATGACCGACGAAATCCAGTCGGGCCTTGGCCGGACAGGGAAGCTGTTTGCCTACATGCACGAGGGGATCAAGCCGGATGTGCTGATCATTGGCAAGGCGCTCGCCGGAGGCTTCTACCCGGTGTCGGCGGTGCTGTCGTCGAAAGAGATCCTTGGCGTGTATCAACCGGGCGACCACGGGTCGACCTTTGGAGGCAATCCGCTCGGCTGTGCGGTCGCAAGAACCGCATTGAGAGTTCTTATCGACGAAAAGATGGTCGATCGCTCGGCCGAGTTGGGCGGCTACTTCCTGGCTAAGCTGAAGACGCTCCGTAGCCCTGAGTTGAAGGAAGTCCGCGGGATTGGCCTGTGGATCGGTATCGAGATGAAGGGCGCGGCACGGCCTTACTGCGAGGCTCTCAAGCAGGAAGGCGTGTTGTGCAAGGAGACGCACGACCACGTGATCCGGATCGCTCCTCCGCTGGTGATTACCCGCGAAGAGATCGATTGGGCATTCGAGCGCGTCAAGAAAGTGATAGAGAAGTAG
- the ada gene encoding bifunctional DNA-binding transcriptional regulator/O6-methylguanine-DNA methyltransferase Ada — MMVVLELKAGGEVGKKPENSVNDAAWRAVLERDRRYDGMFVYAVKSTGVYCRPSCPSRRPRREMVEFFERTQDAEAAGFRSCLRCRPNNLNGQREMPQVITRVCRFIDEIVEEGPTLDRLAEVAGVSPFHLQRSFKSTLGISPRQYAELKRFLKFKSRLQEGDDVTTAMYEAGFNSPSRLYERSTSSLGMKPSVYKAGAPGQRIRYALADSSLGRVLVASTDKGVCAVRIGDSDKALEAILRDEFSRAELMRDDDELAAVVRDIVNAAEGNGLRREIPLDIQHTAFQWKVWQALRKIALGETRSYQEIAKAIGEPKAVRAVANACASNPVALVIPCHRVVRTNGDLGGYRWGAERKKKLLEKEKQWK, encoded by the coding sequence ATGATGGTGGTACTGGAACTCAAGGCTGGCGGCGAAGTGGGGAAGAAGCCGGAAAACTCGGTCAACGATGCGGCCTGGCGGGCGGTGCTAGAGCGAGACCGTCGCTACGACGGCATGTTCGTGTACGCCGTGAAGTCAACTGGCGTGTATTGCCGGCCATCGTGCCCGTCGCGGCGTCCGCGTCGCGAGATGGTGGAGTTCTTCGAGCGCACTCAAGACGCCGAGGCTGCCGGGTTCCGGTCGTGCCTGCGTTGCCGTCCTAATAACCTGAATGGCCAACGCGAGATGCCGCAGGTGATCACGCGGGTGTGCCGGTTTATTGATGAGATCGTCGAGGAAGGGCCAACACTGGATCGGCTGGCGGAAGTGGCAGGGGTGAGCCCGTTCCACTTGCAACGTTCGTTCAAGAGCACGCTGGGGATATCGCCGCGACAGTACGCGGAGTTGAAACGGTTCCTGAAGTTCAAGTCGCGCCTGCAGGAAGGCGATGATGTGACGACCGCGATGTACGAGGCGGGATTCAATTCGCCGAGCCGTTTGTATGAGCGGTCCACGTCGTCATTGGGGATGAAGCCATCGGTCTATAAGGCCGGCGCTCCGGGGCAGAGAATCCGCTACGCTCTGGCGGATTCATCGCTCGGACGGGTGCTGGTGGCGTCGACCGACAAAGGTGTTTGCGCTGTAAGAATCGGCGATTCCGACAAAGCGTTGGAGGCGATTCTCCGCGATGAGTTCTCCCGCGCGGAATTGATGCGCGACGATGATGAACTGGCCGCCGTGGTGCGCGACATCGTGAACGCCGCGGAAGGGAACGGACTGCGGCGCGAGATTCCACTCGACATCCAGCACACAGCGTTTCAGTGGAAGGTGTGGCAGGCGTTGAGGAAGATCGCGCTCGGCGAAACACGCAGTTACCAGGAGATCGCAAAGGCGATTGGTGAGCCCAAGGCGGTGCGTGCGGTGGCGAATGCGTGTGCATCGAATCCGGTGGCGCTGGTAATTCCGTGCCATCGCGTAGTACGGACCAATGGCGATCTTGGCGGATATCGCTGGGGCGCGGAGCGGAAAAAGAAACTGCTGGAGAAAGAAAAACAGTGGAAGTAA
- a CDS encoding glutaredoxin domain-containing protein — translation MEVIVYTSASCSACRTVKEFLSMHHVDFEERSLQQPEHLEELGEKYGAYSAPSVVVDGELVEGGLPEIAAAVGVEL, via the coding sequence GTGGAAGTAATCGTCTATACCTCGGCGTCGTGCTCGGCGTGCCGTACCGTTAAAGAGTTTCTGTCTATGCATCACGTGGATTTTGAAGAACGCAGTCTTCAGCAGCCTGAACACCTGGAGGAATTGGGCGAGAAGTACGGGGCGTACTCAGCGCCGTCGGTGGTTGTCGATGGAGAACTGGTCGAAGGCGGATTGCCGGAGATCGCGGCGGCTGTGGGAGTGGAACTTTAA
- the npdG gene encoding NADPH-dependent F420 reductase: protein MKIAIVGGTGSEGYGLALRWARSGEHVVIGSRDEQRALAAAEKLQKEVGGSQISGAENQQAVAGADVVVLTVPFQAHAATVRHIKPALKPGAIVIDATVPLATAVGGKVTQTIGVWDGSAAQQAQNLLPAGIAVVAAFQNVSADLLNDDRTLECDVIICTDDTNARQVVTDLVHKIPGLRALDGGALENAHIVEQITALLITLNIRHKSHSAGLRITGLDEPSRRTS from the coding sequence ATGAAGATCGCAATTGTCGGCGGCACTGGATCGGAAGGATACGGCCTCGCGCTCCGCTGGGCACGTTCCGGAGAACACGTCGTAATCGGCTCGCGTGACGAGCAGCGCGCCCTTGCAGCCGCAGAGAAATTACAGAAGGAAGTCGGCGGATCGCAGATCAGCGGCGCCGAAAATCAGCAGGCGGTCGCCGGGGCCGACGTCGTCGTCCTCACCGTACCGTTCCAGGCTCACGCCGCGACGGTCCGTCACATCAAGCCCGCCCTCAAACCGGGTGCTATCGTCATCGATGCCACCGTACCGCTTGCAACAGCGGTTGGGGGCAAAGTCACCCAAACTATCGGCGTTTGGGATGGCTCCGCGGCGCAACAAGCTCAGAACCTGTTGCCGGCCGGAATCGCCGTCGTCGCAGCCTTCCAGAACGTTTCTGCCGACTTGCTGAACGATGATCGAACGCTCGAGTGCGATGTCATCATCTGCACCGACGATACCAATGCGCGGCAAGTCGTAACCGACCTTGTCCACAAGATTCCGGGATTGCGTGCTCTCGATGGTGGCGCGCTGGAGAATGCTCACATCGTGGAGCAGATCACTGCCCTGCTGATTACGCTCAATATCCGGCACAAGTCGCACAGCGCGGGATTGAGGATCACGGGACTCGACGAGCCCTCGCGGAGAACGAGTTAA